TCGATCCCATGAAAAAATCAATGatatatttgatttgaaaacatagTAAGAAAACGGCCCTTTTAAACGAGCTgagttttaatatttttaaatttgtccaCCGAATCCTTAAACAAACTCTAGAAACACTACTACATTTACGTCTTTATATGTAGGCTTAATCTTGTCGTCATTCcctgaaaaaagaaagaatgcaAGGAGGCATGGAGCTTTGACTTTGAAGGAAACAATCCGACAAAAGAAAATGagaacaataataaaattagtaGTCACTATAAAAAAACGCTACTATAGAACAATTTTCTTTGACAACTTAGACTATTAAAAGAACTCAAAAGTTAAATAGATGCACAACAAATGAATGAGTTCTTATAAGtcattttaaattctttttgcATAAAACACACCTTCAAAATCACTggaaactaattaaaaaatttcttgTAATAGATTAATTTCCTAATGTCTCAATTTAGTAAGTGTAATAGTAGTAGTAGGTACCTCCAATGCAGAAATCTCAAAAGTTGGAGTTGATGCAGAGGGAGTGTGGATTCTGAAACAACATCATCTTCAAAAGAGAACTGTGTCATCTTCCCTCTTGAGACCATCATATTAAATTGGAATCTCTTTGATTGGAATGTATCTATTTGACACAAAagataataattaatgaaaatcATTTATGAgttgatcttttaaaaaaacaccaaaaaaaaTGGAAGATTGATTTTACAAAAAAGAGTCTATGGATAAAATAACATACTTGATAAGTGTTTCAAGGTGAGCAACCACAATAACATAATAAATGCAATGTAACTTGTCAACTGAATTGAAAATCACAAATATGGCACttccaaacttaaaaaatatcatttaataaTAAGTGCAATAATAATTTTTCCTTTCTGCAAgactatttcttcttcttttgcttctGATTCTCTTTTAGTCACTAAAACAATCACAAAGATTTAGACATGAAATAGATAATTTGATTGAAGAAGGAAAGAGAGAAGAATACAATCCTCAATGGTTGGGTGTGGGAAAGTTTTGGAATTTGAAATCAGGGGTGTGCAAAATAATTATGTATTGGAGATTCTAATTTAGACTAACCTTTGAAGAGTCACCAGCCAACTTCCAACTGCCTCCCCTTCTTCTTCCGCCTTGACCGATCCGTTTTCCCTTCCGCAAGAAGACCTGCAATTGAAGAAGCAGCTGAACTCAAAAATAAACGCTAATCTAAATTAGTGAATTCtgattatattaaaaaagatGGAAATATACATTAACTATAAGTTCTGGCCAATTTCAATTACTGATCCAATAAAGCTATAAACcaatataaaaaagaagaaaaaaaggacTCCATGTTCAACTAAGTGCTACGGTCAAGAAAAAGGTATCCCTGCTGGCTTGCTCTTATATTAGTCAGCAATTTATTACTTGAATTATAGTCATGTAATAGTTATTTTCAAATGGAAAAGACTAAATCTTTCTTGTGCTCTTATAATTgaagaaatgaaaataaaaattatcaaatgAATTATTAGAATTAGAAATTCTATGATACTTGTGAAAGCTATTTCCATCAGGGTTTAAATGAAAGCAACCATCCCGTTGCAAACTCTTTTAACCTTTACCTTCAGATTGTGAGTAAATTAGGATAAAGAAAGTCACTTTTATCAATATAAGGATGTGGAACCTTTTGCAAATAACAGATTCTGCTCTTTTAAACTCAATTTCACCTCACTTATCTTATGTAGCACAAAGTTggatataaaaatttttttatgcataAAACAAACATCATATAACAACATAGCTTATCATGTTCATCCACTTTATAtactaaagaaaaataaaaataaaacactaagaaagaaagaaagaaaaaatactaaattattgtgagaagaactaataaaaattttggatgcaattaatttaattattctctCACAAAGAAAAAGTGTTACAACGAAAATAAAGAATGTTTAAAAGTtgtcaaaacaaaaaaaatgagtgAAATATTTCTCATGAATGTTAAATATCTTCCCTCTTTAGAATAGCCAAGTACTCTTTAACGTACTCAAGTACTCCTTAAAGTATCTTATCTCTTTAAGGAATAAAAATCTCAAGAATGCACACATATATATCCTAAATGATAAAAAGAATTAGAGTCATTACAACACaataaaatgatttaaaattatatatatatatatgatggaGGAAAATGGCTAAACTTTGCCTCAAAGAATCATGTGTAGTAAGTAACTGTTACTCAAACAAACACACTTACGTTTCctttaaaagagaaaaaaaagggatAAAACACATGCAAATACATATATATGCAGAAAATTTATGGATTAGACACCACTATACTTACATCTAATCACTCAATATAGTAACCTAATTTATCACCGGGTGAAATGAAACTAAAGCAACCCCATTCTTTTCTATTACTCTATCCACCAAACATGAAAAATCTGCAAAACACCAGGTAAAATATAAGGGACAATGACATTTGCTTTAAAATATAGATATCAAACATTTATTacagttaaaaaaaaagaaaaaattattactcaataaaacaaaaaaaattaactggTCAACATTAAGTGTAATCAAACAACTTATTACCAATCTTCAGCAAATAATTTCACAAAAGAAGATAACAACAGTATAATTAgtagtcaaaataataaaagttcTATGAAAGAATTATCTACTTTAACCACTTGAACTATGTCATATACAATTCTGCAAATCTGCAGACATTTTTCGTAAGATCAAGAAATCTTTAAATAAAGTGAATTAATTATAAAGTTAAACATCAAATTTTACGAAACTCAAGTCAGATAGATGCATAAAAAATGATGGAATTTTTAagccattttaaattttttttacacaacatagattaattaaaaaacaaatttcGCAAATTTTCAATCACCTCAGCTAATAATTCTAGATCTGAAATATTTTGTTCCTGCTCCATCAAGCTTCATCTGGAGCAAAAATATGATACAACATTTTTTAGCAACACGACAGAAAAAACATTTAACAATAAATGATCCAAGGAACTCCTAACAATGGCaagtttaatttaattgttCTTGAGGTAAAACAAAGTTCCTCATCACAAATATATTATCATTGAACTTTCAAGAGCTTCAGATTCTACAAAAACTTTTACAGATGTAATAAaccattaagaattttgaaataTTCACAGGTGACTATGCTTACCATGTAAATTGCTCTAGACAAAGGCTTGCTAAGCATACAGTATGCATCAATCGCCCTTGCAGATTGCTCAGCATTAAAATCCCTTTCTTTCAAAACAAATGATAGgattaaacaaaaatattagcTTCTCCTATAACTCATTCAAATACACAAACTTTCAAACGATTCACCAAAGGGTAAAGAGGCAAAGCAAAAAAGTGCAAGAAAAAATATCAAAGTTTATCCTAACAGACCGACCTAAGAATGTGCAAATCAGAATGCAATTTGTTTTGTCAATCTCTATATTTTCCATCCAAATTCACACCATTTATATCATACTTCTTCTCTCCCTGTTTTAAAATTTGGGGGTAAAGAGAAAACACTTCTTAATTTTAATTGTTAgctgagaaaaaaaattatgataacATAATCATCAATTTAAAAGGTAGCAATCAATCCTATTAGTTCTTGGACATAATCATCAATTTTACATAAATTTTGCTCCAAACATTAGTAGAACTCAATCCATATCATTCACAGAAAAATGACAAATTCAACTCAATCTATTTTAGCCTATGATTAACACCCAAAAAGGAAGGTGTTTTgagaaaacatattttttaaaaaataaaatgtagtTTTGTTGAGTATACCTTGTTTTGTTTAAATGTTTTATGTCTTCAATGCTGATGTTAGTGCTGCATGCCCTCCATTAGGCCTCGACCATTTCCATCCATCAACCAAAGGCCCATTCCTGCCAACTGATCATAAAGTAAGCATCATTAAATTGTAGCTAAATGATAAGCAAAGGTGACAGAATGAATACACAACACCACCACAATAAAAATACTTCTCCGACAAAATAACCTCTCAGGTTTCAGCAGCAACACGAAGTTCATCTTCTTTAATGAATTTAGTAAAGGATGAATGATCACACACTCACAAGGGATTGCTCATCACAGACAGTTAATGAGCAAAATACAAAAAGGTAAAAAAGTTGCCAACTTTGAGGGTACCCAACATCATAAAAAGCAGAATTGGAaccaaatttataaaaaagagagaaatgaaGGATGAGGTATCGATAAAATAGGAGTGTGCCGGTTACTTGAGTTGGAGAGATGAAGCTTGAGATATAGCGATGAGAGTTTGATACCGTAGCTCAGCCATTTCCTGAGTAAAGTCCTTTACTTCCTCTTTGTCCTTTAACTTTTCTACTCGCAATTCTTCCTTGTTAGCCTTCAACTCCTGCACATCCGACGGGTTATGAACGAAAGCCGCCAGCGGTGCAGCGACAGCGAATTCAGCATCGCCACGTTTTCTGTCCTTATCTCCATCATATCTGAACCCACCAAAAGAATATTAATAATGTTAATAATAAATCCCTCAAAAGTTAAACTGAAACAAAAATTGCGAGTGAAAAGACCTTGAGGAGCATCTTCTGTGTAGTAGAGGCGCTTGAGGATGTTATTTTGAACTCTGATTTCAAATGAAAAAATTGCGCTCAAAATTTGGTGTTCAAAttctgattttttattttattttctatatcaaaattatataaaaaataattataaaattttaaataaaaacattaatatatataaaattatatattactattttatattttatatgtatttatataatattaaaagtataaaCTACAATATAAGACATGTATATTAATAAtgtaatatacatatatatatatattatatatatatatatatatatatatatatgggcaatttacataaataaataaagtggaagcattatttacgtaaatgtgcaaatctgtttgttgttacgattttgtgcaaaattgaatattatgtaaaccgtggcaacccaccacggttttaaaacaaacataaaccgtgggaggtcaccacggtttacgTTGGAGAAAGCTTGTTCATAAACCGTGGggagtcaccacggtttatgtagAGTGCAACTTTGAACGTAAAACCCGGTAACCCACCGCGGTTTACGtgtatctatatatatatgtaatccGTTGAAGGCTGGGACGGATTCATTTGCTACCTTTGGAAAAAAAGTTGGATTCATTGTGGTAGAGAGAGTTTTTGAAAAGGATTGGAGGTAGTGAAGGAGAAGTGGGTGGTGGGGCCAATGGAGGAGGATGAGGATCGATTGTACCGACTAAATGGCATCGCTCACGTGGCAGGAAATATCGACGAAGAGGTTAGTAactgttattgttattattattgtaattaaatttaattctaaTATAGCAATTGATATGTTAGTAGGATATTggtagtatttttattttattacgtTTACCTGTTTTGTGATTCTGATTATATTATTTACAAATATTAATGATATTATCGGTTTATTTGTAAGTAATGCATAATTTGTTATGCTTATTTATCTTCTTACtgtgtttttagtatttttgcaCAATTTGTTGTTATCATTTGTATTTTATTCAAAGGTTTTATTCATGAATttaaattgttaatttgttGTTGTGAGTGCACAGTTTTGTTAGCTTCAGTATTTAGTAGAGGATAAGAGAATCCATGAATTTAATGTGCACAGTTATCTTAGCACCAGTATTATGTATGTTGTTGTTTGTAATCGTTGTATGTTAATGGATTTATTTATTACGAACGTTTTGCAGCCTAGTAGGGTTATTACAGCCGTTAGGCGGCAGCAGAATATGCCTTACATGACAGGATTATACCCTATCTGGAGACTGCGGGGTTGTATCATCTTGCTAGGCTAAACAGTCATTGGTTCTGGGTTGATGAGCCTCTGCTTAGCGCATTTATTGAGCGTTGGCGTCGGAGACCCACACGTTCCACATGCCGTTTGGTGAGTGCACCATTACTCTTCAGGATGTTGCGTATCAACTGGGTTTGCCGATTGATGGTGCACCCGTTAGTGGGTGCTTGACTGAGTTTGAGAATCTGATGGAACACGGTAGACCAGCATGGGTGTGGTTCCGGGAGTTGTTCGGGGAGTTGCCTCCGCAGAGTAAAGTGAAGCAGATGACAGTGTGCTACACCTGGTTCCACGAGGTTCCGTGTTCTCCTGCAGATGCTACTGATGAGACAGTTCGTGTATACGCACGGGCTTATATCCTGATGCTCTTGTCGTCTCAGCTGTTTGCGGACAAGAATGCAAACAGGGTACACCTTCGCTGGTTGCCTTATTTGGCATCATTGATGGGCAGATATAGCTGGGGATCCGCTGCACTAGCCTGGTGTATAGGTGTCTTTGTCGTGGTACAAATAGGAACGTCGTTAACTTGGCTGGGCCGCTACACCTACTACAGTcttggattttctggaggttTCCCACTCTGAGGCCCACTGGTTTTGACCGGTTTGGTTTTCCGCTTGCTTCTAGGTATGGTTTAAAAATATGCGTTCATAAATTGTAAAATTGCAACTGTGTTATGGTTGTGTTTGATATCATGTAAATTTAAATTGTAGGTGGGCGGAGTTTGTTCCGAGGAACGATGCAGGGGCACAGAGATTAGTTTCCGCACGCCTTGCACTTGATCGGTTGCTTGTCCACGACGTGAGTGACTTATTTATTACTGATGGTAGATCTAGTTTTTCTTACATTGCACTGCCTCATGAACGTCTTACTGTGTTCTATGCAGTTTGTGTGGGAGCCTTACTCTTCTGCTGAGTTACTGCTGTTATTCATCCGGAGATACTAGTTGATCAGCACCGACGGCTGTGGACGGCCGTCACTAGCCTCATATATTTTGCTGCGATAGAGTGGCATCAGGTTGGATAGGGTTCTACCCCAGTTCGGCGTGTTCAGCCTCTCCCAGATGTAGCTCTGAACATAGATTGGCTACATGCGAAGGATGGTAGGGGTGGGGACCGGTGGTTTCCTTCATATTATCGGGAGTGGCACCAGTATTGGGAGAACCGGCAGTCGGTCATATGGGTCGATCGTGTCCTCGACCCTGTCCATCATCAGATTACCTAGAGTGGTGGTGCCGTGTGGCACACAGGTTCCTACCCAGATGTAGCATTTCAGGATCCGAGGCCGATTGTGTTGACTGAGGAGGCTCGTCACAGAGGGTGTCCCAGGCACCTCCTAGAGTTCATGTTTATGACAGACCGGATAACAGACGAGTTGATAGGCGTCGCCGTATTGGGACCCGGACCACGGATCGCGAGTGGAGGGAGTTTGCCGACCGATTGGAGCAGGACGTTCCTGGAGCTGAGGCTGGGGATCCAGTGGACTACCGTGTTCCTCGACGTAGAGGCAGACGGCCACCTGCGCGGCCTGACCGTCGAGGTGGGCCTGATGGAGGACCATCCGAGCAGGGGGCGGCACTGGTCACGTCGCCGCTGAGGATGTAGTTGGATCAGCATCAGCCATGGATCAGCCGACGTTCGACGTGGGTTCTAGCTCACATATGTTTGCGAACGTGAGCCCATTTGGTTATGCCGAGTTTACGACCGCAGTTGGGGTGGACATTGCTGATCCCGTTATTGAGTCCGAGTTTTACCGAGACATAGCTGACATGCTTAGGGATGATGATCAGACCCATTATAGGCCACAGATGCCTGAGGAGGATGCCCAGTTTCGTGCGCAGCAGCCAGGCAGTGACGATGTTCAGCTCAGTTGGCAGTTGACCTGAACGAGCCAGCAGTTTCGCCGTCCGACCCATGGTTTGCTTTAGGAGGTACACCTGCCTCCGCTTTCAGCGCGGCTCCCGCACACCCACAGCACCAGCGCCAGATCAGCGACCTAGGCGGGTTAGACGTCCTACTTTGTGTGGCACCGGAGGGCACTTGCTTGGCCAGTTCGATGACGATGACAGTGACACCATTGAGGATTCTGATTAGTTATGCTATATCTTCCTGTCCAGTACTTTGTTTCTTATTTATGTATTCATCATGGTAGTTACGTTATGTGTTGATCATGTTAGTTACGTTATGTATTGATCTTGGTAGCTACGTTATGTATTCAGCATGCTAATTACTTTATGTAATGTGCATGATTGTTAGTGTTTATGTATTTCAGACTTActgttaaataatatttatcttttcacTATGTAGTGAGTGCCTGATTCAGAGTATTTCATGTATTTATGTATGGTTTATATTATAATGCACATTGTGAGAATGATCTCTTCTGGTGCTTCAATCACCCACATATATATAGATCTTCACCACCTTATTTAAGTctacataaaccgtggtgactccCCACGGTTTATGAACACCCTTCTTCCAAcgtaaaccgtggtgacctcccacggtttacatgcaaaataatttcttcctaatccgtggtgacctcccacggtttatgttTGTTTTGAAACCGTGGTAGgttgccacggtttacataATATTCATTTTTGCACAAAATTGTAACAACAAACAGATTTGCACATTTACGTAAATaattctcccactttatttatttatgtaaattgccctatatatatataatcgagtCAACTTACGAACTAATGAGTTAAGCTTATCCAAGTTTAAATTTGgctcatttaatttataaacTCAATTCCAGACTCAAATTCAGCTCATCAGTTTATAAATTCAATTTATCAAACTATTAACGAATCGAACTTGAACTGGCTCATGAATTAACCCTAATTACAACCACTTCATAGAGAAGCAGCCAACCAAACTATGATTGCTAACTAGACTCACCTAAATCTCCACCACTTCCAGTCTTCCACTAATTCTATACATAGACCAGCATATACTATACTACTATATTTATATGACTTTAATAtgaagtaattaattaataaatgttCATGTATATAGACCAGCATGTGATCCTATCATCCATGTTACAATGCAATGCACTAATACTATACATTGTTGACCTTTCTTATTCACCCTCCGCTTTGAAACTACATTACAGCAATATTTAGCGataattgaaattttgaatacCTACACACAATTTTGGCATTTAAATTGTTTTaaatgtttaaaaaatttattatattccCTTGAAAGTGCTTTATACTTAGGTCTGTTTAAAaagctttaaaaatattttttttttaatttttaacttataaaaagtaatagtatttatatttaatgtaatttttaaaatcaaattgcagCTTTTTAAGAAGCTATTTAGAAGTTTAtagaaaagttaaaaaaaaatgacttctctcataatactactattttttatcacgtttttttttataatcatttattatttaagctattttttcaaaagaagTTTAATCAAGCTATTTATCCAAACTAGGCATTAGTATCATACAACATTATTCTTTAATACCAAgttaacattaaatatgtaaagtatctttttctctttaaaatttattaaaaattttaaaaataattttaaattttattttattttaattttattcctaaATTTTGTTTGTATCAAATATACCTTTTGATAgctatattttcaaaaaatttaagattaatcTAAAAATAGTACATAACAACTATCTTTAGTTTTCTTGTGTTGATGATTGTTCttgtaaaattattattgaattggtcttaaatttttttaaaaattaaccatcacaaatatatttgatgcaaattaaaaatttttagaataaaattaaaataaaataaaacttaagaatatttttaaaatttttagtaaatttaaaaaaaataatttatcctATAAATAATTTTGACATACACCACTTTTGTTTTTCTGATGGATTCTTACATTTATAAAGATAATTTACACTTAGTTGATGTGAAACAATttcattaataatattaaacCATCTTTCCGAATGACCACTATAACTGAATAACAAATTGCACCAAGTAGATGATAGATATTCATTAACAAATAAACTATATAAACCTTTTTTATATTCTAATACTTCAGTAAGGACCTACAAGATCTaagaaacagaaaaacaaaACCAATCTGAATCTAGTACAGTTACTTCAGTTTGTATTGGAAAGACATAATTCGTATGAAACATTCaacaaaaatgattttttttttcaatttcttaAAATGAAGGTAGGGAGTAGGGACAACATCTTTGACTTAGAGCAACCGAAAATTCATGGTGACACTGTTTCTTCTCTCTTAATAAATCCATCCACTGCAAAATCTTCAGATACCTATCTGTCACTGTTGTTTGTCTTTATCTCCATGTTTCCTTTCACTCCAAAAAAATGATCTTCATGGCTGCTTCTTCTTCCATGTGAGTTCCATACACAACAAAAGGccttaaaattaaattcaatttccaTGGAAACTCAAAAGCTTGTTATCATTATTATCATAcccttcattcttcttcttttcatgatcccattctcttcttcttttactccTATAGACAACTACCTCCTAAGCTGTGGATCACAGAACAATGCTTCATTCTTCAACAGGATTTTCATTGGTGATGATGGTACCAACCAAGGCTCAAACTTTCTCTCTTCTGGCAAATCCTTTCCTCTCAGAAACCAAAACCCAAATCCAAAGTTGCCATCTTTGTATCACACTGCAAGAGTTTTCACCAACAATGGTGGCTACAGGTTCAGCATGAGGAAAAACGGCACTCACTTGGTTCGTTTTCATTTCTCACCTTTTAAGGCACAAGGTCATGATCTTAAATCTGCAAACTTTAGTGTCTTGGTTGATGGGAATTTGGTTCTCAGTAGGTTCAATTTCAAGCCAAATAATGATGATGCAATGATTAAAGAGTTCATTTTGAAATCAGAGTCTGATTTTCTTGAAATTATGTTTAGGCCTTTGAGGAATTCTGGTTTTGGATTTGTCAATGCTGTGGAAGTTTTTTCTGCCCCTGATGATTTTCTTTTAGATTTTGGAGCTAGGTTTGTTAGTGCCTCTGGTGTTGAGGAGTACAAGAACTTCTCAAATCAGGTTTTTGAAACTGTTCATAGGATCAATGTTGGGGGTTCGAAATTAACCCCTTTTAATGATACCCTTTGGAGGACTTGGATCCCTGATGAGGATTTTCTTGTCTTAAAGGAAGCAGCTAAGGCTGCAGTTACCACTCACACCCCCAATTATCAGAAGGGAGGTGCAACCCGAGAGATTGCGCCGGATAATGTTTATATGACTGCTCAGGAGATGAATATGAATCAGTCCACCTTAGCTTCACAGTTCAACATAACATGGAATTTTCCGGTGGCTTCCGGTGGCGTTCGACACTTGATTCGGTTGCATTTCTGTGATATTGTTAGTCCTGCTCTTAATTTGCTTTACTTTGATGTGTATATCAACAACTACTCTGCATATAAGGATGTTGATTTGTCATCCCTTACATTCCACGCACTTGCATCTCCAGTCTATGTGGATTTCATTGCAGATTCTGATGATTCGGGTGTTATTCAGATAAGTGTTGGTCCTTCTGATCTTAGCAGTTCAATGAGGAAGAATGCCATACTGAATGGAGCAGAGATATTGAGGATGGTTAATGTCATGGATTCGCATGCTTCGCCGAGGAAGAAGAGGATTTGGGTTTTGGTAGGCTCAATTGTTGGAGGGACTATTGTTTTGGTTCTAGTTGTAGCTGCTATTTTGCTTATTGTCAAATGCAAGAGGAAGAAACCAAGAGAAAGATCAGTAGAAAGTGTAGTGTGGACGCCGTTGCGCATGTTTGGAGGGAGTTCACAAAGTAGAATGTCTGAAGCTGTAGCTTTTCCATCTCCTGGTTCTTATGGATATCTTGGTTTGAAGATCCCTTTTGCTGAGATTCAATTAGCAACAAACAATTTCGATAGAACTTTGATTATAGGGTCTGGAGGTTTTGGCATGGTTTATAAAGGAGTTCTCAGGGACAATTTAAAGGTTGCTGTCAAGAGAGGGATGCCAGGATCAAGGCAGGGCCTTCCGGAATTCCAGACTGAAATCACTATTTTGTCCAAGATTCGCCATCGCCATCTTGTTTCGCTGGTTGGATACTGTGAAGAACATTCAGAAATGATTCTTGTTTATGAGTATGTGGAGAAAGGACCACTTAAGAAGCATCTGTATGGCTCTTCAGCACATCCACCTTTGTCCTGGAAGCAGCGACTCGAGATATGCATTGGCGCGGCTAGAGGTCTGCATTATCTTCACACTGGTTTCGCGCAAGGAATCATTCACCGGGACATCAAATCAACCAATATCTTGCTTGATGAGAATTATGTGGCCAAGGTTGCTGATTTTGGTCTATCAAGATCAGGGCCATGTATCAATGAAACTCATGTGAGTACTAATGTCAAGGGTAGTTTTGGTTATCTTGATCCAGAGTATTTCCGGAGGCAGCAACTCACGGATAAGTCAGATGTGTACTCATTCGGCGTTGTGCTTTTCGAGGTGCTGTGTGCAAGGCCTGCTGTTGATCCACAACTTGATAGGGAACAGGTGAATTTAGCAGAATGGGCACTTGAATGTCAGAAGAAGGGAATGCTTGAACAAATCATTGATCCGCGTCTTGTTGGACAAATCAAGGAGAGTTCATTGAAGAAATTCGGGGAAACAGCAGAGAAATGTTTGGCTGAGTATGGTGTTGATAGGCCAAGCATGGGTGATGTGTTGTGGAATTTGGAGTACTTGCTTCAGCTCCAAGAAAATGGACAACAAGGTGAACCGGATAAAGCGACTGCGACGATTGTTCCCGGGAATGCTTCTAGCAGCACAAGAACCGAAGATGATTCTGATAAAGGCTATTCTGACATAAGTTCTAGCCAGGTTTTTTCTCAACTAATGACCAATGAAGGCAGATAGAGAGATAGGATAAAAAATGCTACAAATGTTGCAAATTCTTACTGATGTACTAAAGAAGTATCAGATTTATAAAGAGATAATCATAGTTAGCTGCATTTACTTATAGTTTGTAATACAAATGTTAGAGTAATCTTTGTTTTCATCATGTTTTAAGCTTCACAATATtgaaaccttgtctgtgatataaGTATAACCTTCTTCTGCTTCAGTTGAAAGATGAACAGTTGTCATAAAATCATGAATCTAATTTCTGATAATTACTTTAGTTACTTTTTCTTGTACAAAACATTAAGAATAATGTTATCATACATGAGGCCATGAATGAAGGAGCAATTTCCGCTCTATCAAAAGATAGcaaccttattattattattagtgatTTGTTCTCCTTTAAATTTTTCAAAGAAGCATTTCCATCAATTGCTAAATCATTTACCTGTTTCTGCCCAACTTTATTTCTTTACATTACTTTAAGAGATCAGCTTTTCAAACACTGCCTAATAATAGTATTTGATAGAAAGGTTCTTCTATTTGGGTCTAATaggaaaaaaaagttaattagaAAGATAAAAAACATGTTAACAAAATCTATTAAATATAGAAGCTCAAGTGGAACCACCTACAAACAAATTGTGGAAACTGCGTAGAATTATAGTTATGCAATAATGTTATTTCTTTATTCTATGATATTTTATCTgctattaaatataatataaattttatttaaatttaattcatattccatcaaacaataaataaaatttgagtTGGCACAATATTCTCTAGTGTATAAACACAACTAAAAAACATTATCCGTCTCCAAATTGAACCACTTAAGGGTGCTTACTGCTTAGCTAAGCCTAAG
The genomic region above belongs to Arachis stenosperma cultivar V10309 chromosome 5, arast.V10309.gnm1.PFL2, whole genome shotgun sequence and contains:
- the LOC130979840 gene encoding probable receptor-like protein kinase At5g24010 isoform X1, which produces METQKLVIIIIIPFILLLFMIPFSSSFTPIDNYLLSCGSQNNASFFNRIFIGDDGTNQGSNFLSSGKSFPLRNQNPNPKLPSLYHTARVFTNNGGYRFSMRKNGTHLEAAKAAVTTHTPNYQKGGATREIAPDNVYMTAQEMNMNQSTLASQFNITWNFPVASGGVRHLIRLHFCDIVSPALNLLYFDVYINNYSAYKDVDLSSLTFHALASPVYVDFIADSDDSGVIQISVGPSDLSSSMRKNAILNGAEILRMVNVMDSHASPRKKRIWVLVGSIVGGTIVLVLVVAAILLIVKCKRKKPRERSVESVVWTPLRMFGGSSQSRMSEAVAFPSPGSYGYLGLKIPFAEIQLATNNFDRTLIIGSGGFGMVYKGVLRDNLKVAVKRGMPGSRQGLPEFQTEITILSKIRHRHLVSLVGYCEEHSEMILVYEYVEKGPLKKHLYGSSAHPPLSWKQRLEICIGAARGLHYLHTGFAQGIIHRDIKSTNILLDENYVAKVADFGLSRSGPCINETHVSTNVKGSFGYLDPEYFRRQQLTDKSDVYSFGVVLFEVLCARPAVDPQLDREQVNLAEWALECQKKGMLEQIIDPRLVGQIKESSLKKFGETAEKCLAEYGVDRPSMGDVLWNLEYLLQLQENGQQGEPDKATATIVPGNASSSTRTEDDSDKGYSDISSSQVFSQLMTNEGR
- the LOC130979840 gene encoding probable receptor-like protein kinase At5g24010 isoform X2 — translated: METQKLVIIIIIPFILLLFMIPFSSSFTPIDNYLLSCGSQNNASFFNRIFIGDDGTNQGSNFLSSGKSFPLRNQNPNPKLPSLYHTARVFTNNGGYRFSMRKNGTHLVRFHFSPFKAQGHDLKSANFSVLVDGNLVLSRFNFKPNNDDAMIKEFILKSESDFLEIMFRPLRNSGFGFVNAVEVFSAPDDFLLDFGARFVSASGVEEYKNFSNQVFETVHRINVGGSKLTPFNDTLWRTWIPDEDFLVLKEAAKAAVTTHTPNYQKGGATREIAPDNVYMTAQEMNMNQSTLASQFNITWNFPVASGGVRHLIRLHFCDIVSPALNLLYFDVYINNYSAYKDVDLSSLTFHALASPVYVDFIADSDDSGVIQISVGPSDLSSSMRKNAILNGAEILRMVNVMDSHASPRKKRIWVLVGSIVGGTIVLVLVVAAILLIVKCKRKKPRERSVESVVWTPLRMFGGSSQSRMSEAVAFPSPGSYGYLGLKIPFAEIQLATNNFDRTLIIGSGGFGMVYKGVLRDNLKVAVKRGMPGSRQGLPEFQTEITILSKIRHRHLVSLVGYCEEHSEMILVYEYVEKGPLKKHLYGSSAHPPLSWKQRLEICIGAARGLHYLHTGFAQGIIHRDIKSTNILLDENYVAKVADFGLSRSGPCINETHVSTNVKGSFGYLDPEYFRRQQLTDKSDVYSFGVVLFEVLCARPAVDPQLDREQVNLAEWALECQKKGMLEQIIDPRLVGQIKESSLKKFGETAEKCLAEYGVDRPSMGDVLWNLEYLLQLQENGQQGEPDKATATIVPGNASSSTRTEDDSDKGYSDISSSQVFSQLMTNEGR